The Desulfuromonas versatilis genome has a segment encoding these proteins:
- the pepN gene encoding aminopeptidase N: MEDTKPRAIYLQDYLPPAYLVDAVALRFELGEESTRVSSRLHCRRNPDFPGEPQALVLFGRQLFLTSLLLDGRQLQPGEYRVDEESLSIPGVPESFCLEVNTEIRPQENTSLEGLYKSSGIFCTQCEAQGFRKITYYPDRPDVMASFTTTIVAEKARYPVLLSNGNLVEQGELDGGRHFATWQDPFKKPSYLFALVAGDLVRIADSFTTASGREVQLHIYVEQRNRDKCDHAMRSLKKAMRWDEQTYGLEYDLDIYMILAVDDFNMGAMENKGLNIFNSKYVLARPDTATDADYQAIEGVIGHEYFHNWTGNRVTCRDWFQLSLKEGLTVFRDQEFSADMTSRAVKRIDDVRVLRNAQFPEDAGPMAHPVRPDSYVEINNFYTTTVYNKGAEVIRMYHTLLGAEGFRKGLQLYLERHDGQAVTTDDFLAAMAEAGGRDLGQFALWYSQAGTPVVQAQGSYDAAGRVYTLKLSQSCPPTPGQQEKRPFHIPVALGLLDLDGNDLPLQLEGETAPLGTSRVLELRAAEQTYRFVNVPSPPVPSLLRGFSAPVQLQADYTEAELAFLMAHDSDPFNRWEAGQQLASRVLLKLAADHQAGRPLQLDEAFAAAFGKTLCDSDADPALLAQALALPTETYLAEQMAVADPEAIHAAREFVRRALAEKFRHEFAAVLEASARSGPYSIEPAAVGWRSLKNLCLAYLMTLEEPSTVDHCCRQFQNGDNMTDVIAALACLVNSAGPERQQALGAFYEKWREDPLVVDKWFTLQATSKRPDTLEQVRLLMEHPAFNIRNPNKVRALVGAFCHGNPARFHDRSGAGYAFLGDRVLELDRLNPQVAARLLGALTRWRKYDGARQELMKSQLQRILAAEGLSRDVYEVASKSLA, translated from the coding sequence ATGGAAGACACTAAGCCCCGTGCTATTTATCTGCAAGATTATCTCCCGCCGGCCTACCTGGTGGATGCCGTCGCGCTGCGTTTCGAGCTCGGCGAAGAGTCCACCCGCGTCAGCTCGCGGCTCCACTGCCGCCGCAACCCCGATTTCCCGGGCGAGCCGCAGGCGCTGGTGCTGTTCGGCCGGCAGCTGTTTTTGACGAGTCTTCTCCTCGACGGCCGGCAGTTGCAGCCGGGCGAATACCGGGTGGACGAGGAATCCCTGAGCATTCCCGGCGTGCCAGAATCCTTCTGCCTCGAGGTGAACACCGAAATCCGCCCCCAGGAAAACACCTCCCTCGAGGGGCTTTACAAGTCGAGCGGCATCTTCTGCACCCAGTGCGAGGCCCAGGGCTTCCGCAAGATCACCTACTACCCCGACCGCCCCGACGTCATGGCCAGCTTCACCACCACCATCGTCGCAGAAAAGGCCAGATACCCCGTGCTGCTCTCCAACGGCAACCTGGTGGAGCAGGGCGAACTCGACGGGGGCCGGCACTTCGCCACCTGGCAGGATCCGTTCAAAAAGCCTTCCTACCTGTTCGCCCTGGTCGCCGGCGACCTGGTGCGCATCGCCGACAGCTTCACTACTGCCTCGGGGCGCGAGGTGCAGCTGCACATCTACGTCGAGCAGCGCAACCGCGACAAATGCGACCACGCCATGCGCTCACTGAAAAAAGCCATGCGCTGGGACGAGCAGACCTACGGCCTGGAGTACGACCTGGACATCTACATGATCCTGGCGGTGGACGACTTCAACATGGGGGCGATGGAGAACAAGGGGCTCAACATCTTCAACTCCAAGTACGTGCTGGCCCGCCCCGACACCGCCACCGACGCCGATTACCAGGCCATCGAGGGGGTCATCGGCCACGAGTACTTCCACAACTGGACCGGCAACCGGGTCACCTGCCGCGACTGGTTCCAGCTCTCTCTCAAGGAGGGGCTGACCGTGTTCCGCGATCAGGAGTTCTCCGCGGACATGACCAGCCGGGCGGTCAAGCGCATCGACGACGTGCGGGTGCTGCGCAACGCCCAGTTCCCAGAGGATGCCGGGCCCATGGCTCACCCGGTGCGCCCCGATTCCTACGTGGAGATCAACAACTTCTACACCACCACGGTCTACAACAAGGGGGCCGAGGTGATCCGCATGTACCACACCCTGCTTGGTGCCGAGGGGTTCCGCAAGGGACTGCAGCTCTACCTCGAGCGGCACGACGGCCAGGCGGTCACCACCGACGATTTTCTCGCCGCCATGGCCGAAGCCGGCGGCCGCGACCTCGGCCAGTTCGCCCTCTGGTACAGCCAGGCCGGCACCCCCGTGGTGCAGGCGCAGGGCAGCTACGATGCCGCCGGGCGGGTCTACACCCTGAAGCTCAGCCAGAGCTGCCCGCCGACCCCCGGCCAGCAGGAAAAACGCCCCTTTCACATCCCCGTCGCCCTGGGCCTGCTCGACCTCGATGGGAACGACCTGCCGCTGCAACTCGAGGGGGAAACAGCGCCGCTAGGCACCAGCCGGGTTCTGGAGTTGCGCGCTGCCGAGCAGACTTATCGTTTCGTCAACGTCCCCAGTCCGCCGGTCCCCTCGCTGCTGCGGGGCTTTTCCGCGCCGGTTCAGCTCCAGGCCGATTATACAGAGGCCGAGCTGGCCTTTCTCATGGCCCATGACAGCGACCCCTTCAACCGCTGGGAGGCCGGCCAGCAGCTTGCCTCGCGGGTGCTGCTGAAACTGGCCGCCGACCACCAGGCGGGCCGGCCGCTGCAGCTTGACGAAGCCTTCGCCGCCGCCTTCGGCAAGACCCTCTGCGACAGCGATGCAGACCCGGCCCTGCTCGCCCAGGCCCTTGCCCTGCCGACGGAGACCTATCTCGCCGAGCAGATGGCGGTGGCCGACCCCGAGGCGATCCACGCCGCCCGGGAATTCGTGCGCCGGGCTCTGGCGGAAAAATTTCGCCACGAGTTCGCCGCGGTGCTCGAGGCGAGCGCCCGCAGCGGACCCTACAGCATCGAGCCGGCGGCGGTCGGCTGGCGCAGCCTGAAGAACCTCTGCCTGGCCTACCTGATGACCCTGGAGGAACCTTCCACCGTCGACCACTGTTGCCGGCAGTTCCAGAACGGCGACAACATGACCGACGTCATCGCGGCGCTTGCCTGCCTGGTCAACAGCGCCGGCCCCGAGCGGCAGCAGGCGCTCGGCGCTTTTTACGAAAAATGGCGGGAGGACCCCCTGGTGGTGGACAAGTGGTTCACCCTGCAGGCGACCTCCAAACGCCCGGACACGCTCGAGCAGGTCAGGCTGCTGATGGAGCATCCGGCCTTCAACATCAGGAACCCCAACAAGGTGCGGGCCCTGGTGGGGGCCTTCTGCCACGGCAACCCGGCCCGTTTCCACGACCGCAGTGGCGCCGGCTACGCCTTTCTCGGCGACCGGGTGCTGGAGCTCGACCGGCTCAACCCCCAGGTCGCCGCGCGCCTGCTCGGCGCGCTCACCCGCTGGCGCAAGTACGACGGCGCCCGCCAGGAGCTGATGAAGTCCCAGCTGCAGCGGATTTTGGCCGCCGAGGGGCTCTCCCGGGACGTCTACGAGGTGGCTTCGAAGAGCCTGGCTTGA
- a CDS encoding SDR family oxidoreductase: protein MDKVLIVGCGDIGRRVARLELERGAEVTGLVRSTESAEKLQTLGIRPLVAELNYPDGLAEMATRGALVYYFAPPPGGGVTDPKMRSFCAAIRPGEEPQRVVYISTSGVYGDCGGELVTEETPANPQTTRARRRFDAETVLRQWGAERGVAVVILRVTGIYGPGRIPVNRLQDGHPLLRIEECSQTNRIHADDLAQVCVAAMAKGDAGEIFNVSDGHPSTMTEYFLAVAELAGLPRPPLVDMEEARRVMTPLMLSYLTESRRMDNRKMLEKLGVKLRYPSLEQGLKASLAQG from the coding sequence ATGGACAAGGTACTGATCGTCGGTTGCGGGGATATCGGGCGGCGGGTCGCCCGGCTGGAGCTGGAGCGGGGCGCGGAAGTCACCGGACTGGTGCGCTCGACGGAGAGTGCCGAAAAGCTTCAGACTCTCGGCATCCGGCCGCTGGTCGCCGAGCTGAACTACCCCGATGGGCTCGCCGAGATGGCCACCCGCGGGGCGTTGGTCTACTACTTCGCGCCGCCCCCCGGCGGGGGCGTCACCGACCCCAAGATGCGCAGTTTCTGTGCGGCGATTCGTCCCGGCGAGGAGCCGCAGCGGGTGGTCTACATCAGCACCAGCGGGGTCTACGGCGACTGCGGCGGCGAGCTGGTCACCGAGGAAACGCCGGCCAACCCCCAGACGACCAGGGCCAGGCGGCGCTTCGACGCCGAGACGGTGCTGCGCCAGTGGGGCGCCGAGCGCGGCGTTGCGGTGGTCATCCTGCGGGTCACCGGCATTTACGGCCCGGGCCGCATCCCGGTGAACCGCCTGCAGGACGGCCATCCCCTGCTGCGCATCGAGGAGTGCTCGCAGACCAACCGCATCCATGCCGACGACCTGGCGCAGGTCTGCGTCGCCGCAATGGCCAAGGGGGATGCTGGCGAGATCTTCAACGTCAGCGACGGCCACCCCAGCACCATGACCGAGTATTTTCTGGCCGTCGCCGAGCTGGCCGGCCTGCCGCGGCCGCCCCTGGTCGACATGGAGGAGGCCAGGCGGGTGATGACCCCGCTGATGCTCTCCTATCTCACCGAGTCGCGGCGCATGGACAACCGCAAGATGCTGGAGAAGCTGGGCGTGAAGCTGCGCTACCCGAGCCTCGAGCAGGGCCTCAAAGCCAGCCTCGCCCAGGGGTGA